From Nicotiana tabacum cultivar K326 chromosome 15, ASM71507v2, whole genome shotgun sequence, the proteins below share one genomic window:
- the LOC107802763 gene encoding alpha carbonic anhydrase 4-like has protein sequence MAKPSFVPVVFAFLFLSSQTFCTAHDDNEVDDESKFTYLLGTNEGPENWGNLKPEWKLCTTGKFQSPVNIRNKTVTVTTALQHLKPKYKIAPAIIINRGHDIKLQWEGDAGYINIDGTEYKLQQCHWHTPSEHKLNNKCFAMEAHMVHQSGDGKIAVVAIPFKIGSPNPFFEELMHHIETVDDKGLKLGLIHPQQLGVGDEPFYRYIGSLTVPPCTEGITWNVLHKARTVSMEQLMAYRSAVHDGFEANARPVQSLHKRPVYLAI, from the exons ATGGCTAAGCCAAGTTTCGTCCCAGTTGTGTTTGCATTTCTGTTTCTTTCATCACAGACCTTTTGCACTGCTCATGATGATAATGAAGTTG ATGATGAGTCAAAATTCACTTACCTGTTGGGAACTAACGAAGGACCAGAGAATTGGGGTAACCTTAAACCAGAATGGAAACTATGTACTACTGGCAAATTTCAGTCTCCGGTTAATATCCGTAACAAAACTGTGACGGTTACCACTGCTCTCCAACATTTGAAACCAAAATATAAAATCGCACCTGCTATTATTATTAACAGAGGTCATGATATCAAG TTGCAGTGGGAAGGAGATGCAGGGTATATCAATATTGATGGTACTGAGTATAAATTACAGCAATGTCACTGGCATACTCCTTCTGAGCACAAACTTAATAACAAATG CTTTGCAATGGAGGCCCACATGGTTCATCAGAGTGGTGATGGGAAAATAGCTGTGGTTGCAATACCTTTCAAAATTGGAAGCCCTAACCCTTTCTTTGAGGAG TTAATGCATCACATTGAGACAGTTGATGATAAGGGTCTGAAGTTGGGACTGATACATCCTCAACAACTTGGGGTCGGCGATGAACCTTTCTATCGATATATTGGTTCACTCACAGTTCCTCCTTGCACTGAGGGTATCACTTGGAATGTACTCCACAAG GCGAGGACTGTTTCTATGGAACAATTGATGGCATATAGAAGTGCTGTTCATGAT GGATTTGAGGCAAATGCAAGACCAGTTCAGAGCTTACATAAAAGACCAGTGTATCTAGCTATATAA